In Phreatobacter stygius, a genomic segment contains:
- a CDS encoding ATP-binding protein, translated as MRHRFDLRPRRITMQIAALVIGAVAIFHLIATIVFALSNTDLKPRHPAELAGRASALLALIDATPMAERGPLLASLATARTDVSIRRDTETTPPAEQEPLQRGFRRIRAIPGISVWPLGPMAEPRPDAAEELLVRLRDGDMFRVTLPRSSRAPLFGPGLSTLAFLGISLVLLSLWAAKALTRPLNEIAEAARRYSADDIAVALPERGPREVRQLAHAMNQMQARISKFVAERTRMLAAVSHDLRTPITRLRLRAEFMDDQGQRTGMLADLDQMETLVRGTLSYLRDGRGGEPLMPTELPSILMAIRDQYSDMGVSVPYDGPEALRLDIRPNEIQRAVTNLVENALKYAGSARMRLGIAPDGGVAIEVEDDGPGIPDGERDQMQEPFARGDAARTLSNDTGFGLGLTIARAIAEGHGGRLVLADHAPHGLTARIELKPSRTPA; from the coding sequence ATGCGCCACAGGTTCGATCTCAGGCCACGCCGGATCACCATGCAGATCGCCGCCCTGGTCATCGGGGCGGTGGCGATCTTCCATCTCATCGCGACCATCGTCTTCGCCCTGTCGAACACAGATCTCAAGCCGCGCCATCCGGCCGAGCTGGCCGGCCGCGCCTCGGCCTTGCTGGCGCTGATCGACGCGACACCGATGGCCGAACGCGGCCCGCTGCTGGCGAGCCTCGCTACCGCTCGGACCGACGTCTCGATCCGGCGCGACACCGAAACCACGCCGCCGGCCGAGCAGGAGCCGCTGCAGCGCGGCTTTCGCCGCATCCGCGCGATTCCCGGCATTTCGGTGTGGCCGCTCGGTCCGATGGCCGAGCCGCGCCCCGACGCCGCCGAGGAACTGCTGGTGCGGCTGCGCGACGGCGACATGTTCCGGGTCACCCTGCCGCGCTCCTCCCGCGCGCCGCTGTTCGGACCGGGGCTGTCGACGCTCGCCTTTCTCGGCATCAGCCTGGTGCTGCTGAGCCTGTGGGCGGCCAAGGCGCTGACCCGCCCGCTGAACGAGATCGCCGAAGCCGCGCGGCGCTATTCGGCCGATGACATCGCCGTCGCGCTGCCCGAGCGCGGCCCCCGCGAGGTCCGGCAACTGGCCCATGCGATGAACCAGATGCAGGCGCGCATCTCCAAATTCGTCGCCGAACGCACGCGCATGCTGGCCGCCGTCAGCCATGACTTGCGGACGCCGATCACCCGGCTCCGGCTGCGCGCCGAGTTCATGGACGACCAGGGCCAGAGGACCGGCATGCTGGCCGACCTCGACCAGATGGAGACATTGGTGCGCGGCACGCTCAGCTACCTGCGCGACGGCCGCGGCGGCGAGCCGCTGATGCCGACCGAATTGCCGAGCATCCTGATGGCCATCCGCGACCAATATTCCGACATGGGCGTGAGCGTCCCCTATGACGGCCCCGAGGCCCTGCGGCTGGACATCCGGCCGAACGAAATCCAGCGCGCGGTGACCAATCTCGTCGAGAATGCGCTGAAATATGCCGGCAGCGCACGCATGCGGCTGGGCATTGCCCCGGATGGCGGCGTCGCGATCGAGGTCGAGGATGACGGCCCGGGCATTCCGGACGGCGAGCGCGACCAGATGCAGGAGCCTTTCGCCCGCGGCGACGCCGCCCGCACGCTCAGCAACGACACCGGTTTCGGCCTGGGACTGACCATTGCGCGCGCCATCGCAGAAGGCCATGGCGGCCGGCTGGTGCTGGCCGACCACGCGCCGCACGGGCTCACCGCCCGCATCGAACTGAAGCCGAGCCGGACGCCTGCCTGA
- a CDS encoding response regulator — protein sequence MSTQPHILIVEDDSEISKLLTRYLRTNSFRVTVAPDGRDFDRLLADHRFDLLILDIMLPGEDGLSLCRRARAASAIPIIMLSARGEDLDRIIGLEIGADDYVAKPFNPRELLARIRAVLRRTAEGSVAARPLGVRNYRFLGWTVDTVQRTLTDASGARVAITSAEFDLLNVFCERPGRTLSREQIVDLTQGRAVGPYERSVDILVSRLRSKIRLGDDEPSIIVTVRSSGYQFTPEVDAA from the coding sequence ATGTCCACTCAGCCGCACATCCTGATCGTCGAAGACGACAGCGAGATCAGCAAGCTTCTGACGCGCTACCTGCGCACCAACAGCTTCCGGGTGACCGTCGCGCCGGACGGCCGGGATTTCGATCGGCTGCTCGCCGACCACCGCTTCGACCTGTTGATCCTCGACATCATGCTGCCGGGCGAAGACGGGCTCAGCCTGTGCCGGCGGGCCCGCGCCGCCAGCGCCATCCCGATCATCATGCTGTCGGCGCGCGGCGAAGATCTCGACCGCATCATCGGGCTGGAGATCGGCGCCGACGACTATGTCGCCAAGCCGTTCAATCCGCGCGAGCTGCTGGCCCGGATCCGGGCGGTGTTGCGGCGCACCGCCGAAGGCTCGGTCGCGGCGCGGCCGCTGGGCGTGCGCAATTATCGCTTCCTCGGCTGGACGGTCGATACCGTGCAGCGCACCCTGACCGACGCGTCCGGCGCCCGCGTCGCCATTACCAGCGCCGAGTTCGACCTGCTCAACGTGTTCTGCGAAAGGCCCGGCCGCACCTTGAGCCGCGAACAGATCGTCGACCTGACCCAGGGCCGCGCGGTCGGCCCTTATGAGCGCAGCGTCGACATCCTGGTCAGCCGTCTGCGCAGCAAGATCCGCCTCGGCGACGACGAACCGAGCATCATCGTCACGGTGCGCTCGTCCGGTTATCAGTTCACTCCGGAAGTGGATGCGGCCTGA
- a CDS encoding sulfite oxidase heme-binding subunit YedZ: MLPWNDRAGRLSVLKLVFFLGILAPGLWIIAQAVTGTLGSKPVTEAIHQAGDWTVRLLLLSLAVTPFRYAFDWPKLIAIRRMVGVAALAYAVIHLGLYVVEQGYDLAKVVSEIVLRIYLTIGFAALLGLVLLGATSTDAMIKRLGTARWNRLHQLIYGLTVLALLHFFLQSKIDVTEPTLMAGLFLWLVGFRLMRRFDVKITPVSLIGLAIAAAAATALLETGWYAARTGVMASRVFMANFSIDIGLRPAAWVLITGLGIAGVTLLRRLTGEPDRGRRGRTRQPVASAAE; encoded by the coding sequence ATGCTGCCGTGGAACGATCGGGCCGGACGATTGTCCGTCCTCAAGCTGGTCTTTTTCCTCGGCATCCTCGCGCCCGGCCTGTGGATCATCGCCCAGGCCGTGACGGGGACGCTCGGCTCCAAGCCGGTGACCGAGGCGATCCACCAGGCCGGCGACTGGACCGTCAGGCTGCTGCTGCTGTCGCTCGCGGTGACGCCGTTCCGCTACGCCTTCGACTGGCCGAAGCTGATCGCCATCCGCCGCATGGTCGGCGTCGCGGCGCTCGCTTATGCGGTCATCCATCTCGGGCTCTACGTGGTCGAGCAGGGTTATGACCTGGCCAAGGTGGTCAGCGAGATCGTGCTGCGCATCTACCTGACCATTGGCTTCGCCGCGCTGCTCGGCCTCGTCCTGCTCGGCGCCACCTCCACCGATGCGATGATCAAGCGGCTCGGCACCGCCAGGTGGAACCGGCTGCATCAGCTGATCTACGGCCTGACCGTGCTGGCGCTGCTGCACTTCTTCCTGCAGAGCAAGATCGACGTGACCGAGCCGACCTTGATGGCCGGGCTGTTCCTCTGGCTGGTCGGCTTTCGCCTGATGCGGCGCTTCGATGTCAAGATCACGCCGGTGTCGCTGATTGGCCTGGCGATCGCCGCCGCCGCCGCCACCGCACTGCTGGAAACCGGGTGGTATGCCGCCCGGACCGGGGTCATGGCCTCGCGCGTGTTCATGGCCAATTTCTCCATCGATATTGGGCTGAGGCCCGCCGCCTGGGTGCTGATCACAGGCCTTGGCATTGCCGGCGTCACGCTCTTGCGCCGGCTGACCGGCGAACCCGACCGCGGCCGCCGGGGCCGAACCCGGCAGCCTGTCGCCAGCGCCGCCGAATGA
- the msrB gene encoding peptide-methionine (R)-S-oxide reductase MsrB, whose translation MTRTAEHAAHSYPVTHSDEEWRRLLTPEQYAVLRGHGTERPGSCALNYEKRAGTFSCVGCGQDLFVSGKKFESGTGWPSFDRPLEGSVEETVDRSYGMTRTEVHCSRCGGHLGHVFPDGPPPTGLRYCINGVAMNFKPA comes from the coding sequence ATGACCCGCACCGCCGAACATGCCGCTCACAGCTACCCGGTCACCCATAGCGACGAGGAATGGCGCCGCCTGTTGACGCCGGAGCAATATGCCGTGCTGCGCGGCCACGGTACCGAGCGGCCGGGCAGCTGCGCGCTGAACTACGAAAAGCGCGCCGGCACCTTCTCCTGCGTCGGCTGCGGCCAGGACCTGTTCGTCTCGGGCAAGAAATTCGAGAGCGGCACCGGCTGGCCGAGCTTCGACCGGCCGCTCGAAGGGTCGGTCGAGGAGACCGTCGACCGCAGCTACGGCATGACGCGCACCGAAGTGCATTGCAGCCGCTGCGGCGGCCATCTCGGCCATGTCTTCCCCGACGGCCCGCCGCCGACCGGCCTGCGCTACTGCATCAACGGCGTCGCCATGAACTTCAAGCCGGCATGA
- a CDS encoding ABC transporter ATP-binding protein: MAGVTLSNIVKRYDDVEAVRGINLDIADHEFVVLVGPSGCGKSTTLRMIAGLEDISDGEIAIDGDVVNDVPPKDRDIAMVFQNYALYPHMTVAENMSFGLRLKHFPKAEIKQRVDEAARILDITELLNRKPKALSGGQRQRVAMGRAIVRHPKVFLFDEPLSNLDAKLRVQMRTEIKKVHLRVRTTTVYVTHDQVEAMTLADRVVVMNHGRIEQIGPPNELYHQPKTRFVAGFIGSPAMNFIPARLEEASGGLRIRLTDTIALALPEAKAARYRPHLGKTELLLGLRPEHITETDAHMAPGKEPFQVKLDVIEPMGNETLVYFAIEGAQLCGRVDPNAGARDGEPMRLAADLNHMHLIDGASGLVL, translated from the coding sequence ATGGCAGGCGTAACCCTGAGCAATATCGTCAAGCGTTATGACGACGTGGAGGCCGTGCGCGGCATCAATCTCGACATTGCCGACCATGAATTCGTCGTGCTGGTCGGCCCGTCCGGCTGCGGCAAGTCGACCACCCTCAGGATGATCGCGGGGCTGGAAGACATTTCCGACGGCGAGATCGCCATTGACGGCGATGTCGTCAACGACGTGCCGCCGAAGGACCGGGACATCGCCATGGTGTTCCAGAACTATGCGCTCTACCCGCATATGACGGTGGCCGAGAACATGTCGTTCGGGCTCCGCCTGAAGCATTTTCCGAAAGCCGAGATCAAGCAGCGCGTCGACGAGGCGGCCCGCATCCTCGACATCACCGAACTATTGAACCGCAAGCCCAAGGCCTTGTCCGGCGGCCAGCGCCAGCGCGTCGCCATGGGCCGCGCCATCGTGCGCCACCCGAAGGTTTTCCTGTTCGATGAACCCTTGTCGAACCTCGATGCCAAGCTGCGCGTGCAGATGCGCACCGAGATCAAGAAGGTGCATCTGCGCGTGCGCACCACCACCGTCTATGTCACCCACGACCAGGTCGAGGCGATGACGCTGGCCGACCGGGTGGTGGTGATGAACCATGGCCGGATCGAGCAGATCGGGCCGCCGAACGAGCTCTACCATCAGCCGAAGACCCGTTTCGTCGCGGGCTTCATCGGCTCGCCGGCGATGAACTTCATCCCGGCCCGGCTCGAGGAGGCGAGCGGCGGCTTGCGGATCCGGCTGACCGATACGATCGCGCTGGCCTTGCCGGAAGCGAAAGCGGCGCGCTACCGGCCGCATCTCGGCAAGACCGAGCTGCTGCTGGGGCTCAGGCCCGAACATATCACCGAGACCGACGCGCATATGGCGCCGGGCAAGGAACCGTTCCAGGTCAAGCTCGACGTCATCGAACCGATGGGCAACGAGACGCTGGTCTATTTCGCCATCGAGGGCGCCCAGCTGTGCGGCCGGGTCGACCCGAATGCCGGCGCCCGCGACGGCGAGCCGATGCGGCTTGCCGCCGACCTCAACCACATGCACCTGATCGACGGCGCCAGCGGCCTGGTGCTGTAA
- a CDS encoding carbohydrate ABC transporter permease, translating into MTAAVLDKGAPTRKTGYGSMSRDRAWALKWSYFFLTLFVIFFLLPPVYMFITSLKTSTEISAATNPWWVFHPTLENYTGLLTSPQYLTFFKNSLIVSTFVVTITMLISIPAAFALARMRFWGSATLATGVFLTYLVPDTLLFIPLFKMFAVFHEWTGIQLLNRWWVLLVVYPTLTVPFCTWIMIGYFASIPKELDEAAIIDGASWLQTLTRIFIPVALPGIIAATIFAFTVSWAQFLYPLAFTTSVDQLVLPVGIITTLIKGDVFNWGQIMTGALLGAAPPLIIYAFLMDYYIAGLTAGATKG; encoded by the coding sequence ATGACCGCAGCCGTTCTCGACAAGGGCGCACCGACCCGCAAGACCGGTTACGGCAGCATGAGCCGGGACCGCGCCTGGGCGCTGAAATGGTCCTATTTTTTCCTCACGCTGTTCGTGATCTTCTTCCTGCTGCCGCCGGTCTACATGTTCATCACGTCGCTGAAGACCAGCACGGAAATCTCGGCGGCGACCAATCCCTGGTGGGTGTTCCATCCGACCCTGGAAAACTACACCGGGCTTCTGACCTCGCCGCAATATCTGACCTTCTTCAAGAACTCGCTGATCGTCTCGACCTTCGTGGTGACCATCACCATGCTGATCTCGATCCCGGCGGCCTTCGCGCTGGCGCGCATGCGCTTCTGGGGCTCGGCGACGCTGGCGACCGGCGTGTTCCTGACCTATCTGGTGCCGGACACGCTGTTGTTCATCCCGCTGTTCAAGATGTTCGCGGTGTTCCACGAATGGACCGGCATCCAGCTCCTGAACCGCTGGTGGGTTCTGCTGGTGGTCTATCCGACGCTTACCGTGCCGTTCTGCACCTGGATCATGATCGGCTATTTCGCCTCGATCCCGAAGGAGCTGGACGAGGCGGCGATCATCGACGGGGCGAGCTGGCTGCAGACGCTGACCCGCATCTTCATTCCGGTGGCGCTGCCCGGCATCATCGCGGCGACCATCTTCGCCTTCACGGTCAGCTGGGCGCAGTTCCTCTATCCGCTCGCCTTCACGACCTCGGTCGACCAGCTGGTGCTGCCGGTCGGCATCATCACCACGCTGATCAAGGGCGACGTGTTCAACTGGGGCCAGATCATGACCGGCGCGCTTCTGGGCGCCGCCCCGCCGCTGATCATCTACGCCTTCCTGATGGACTATTACATCGCGGGTCTCACCGCCGGCGCGACCAAGGGCTGA